One window of the Amycolatopsis mediterranei genome contains the following:
- a CDS encoding C40 family peptidase, whose protein sequence is MQSHSLRRVVSGALAAASVITLVTVAQPMAATAAPVPVLQTPPAGSDALAKYRDLAAQAEKLNEDLLSAQDDLKKKQGELDKATGDVNAAKQQAAQASESQKKYQTEVDKFAGASFTSGVQLNKLSALLAGTSTQDFLDRSSALEVIATGKNAAMGNLTGAVQQATDAAAKASDAAKRAQDARDTAAKLTEDIKAKQKTLQDQIDQIKAADKNLSSADKAVQKDRGGSVPTNIQAPTAAAQAAVNAALSKLGSAYVYGATGPINFDCSGLTKWAYGQAGITLPRTSREQSTFGAAVPRDQLQPGDLVFFYSPVSHVGMYIGDGKMVHAPDTGDVVKISPLQSQYSGARRPTA, encoded by the coding sequence TGGTTTCAGGTGCCCTCGCCGCGGCTTCGGTGATCACCCTCGTCACCGTGGCCCAGCCGATGGCCGCCACCGCCGCCCCCGTCCCCGTTCTCCAGACCCCACCCGCCGGCTCCGACGCCCTCGCCAAGTACCGCGACCTCGCGGCCCAGGCCGAGAAGCTCAACGAAGACCTGCTTTCGGCTCAGGACGACCTGAAGAAGAAGCAGGGCGAGCTCGACAAGGCCACCGGCGACGTCAACGCGGCGAAGCAGCAGGCTGCCCAAGCGTCCGAAAGCCAGAAGAAGTACCAGACCGAGGTCGACAAGTTCGCCGGCGCGTCGTTCACCAGCGGTGTCCAGCTGAACAAGCTGTCGGCGCTGCTGGCGGGCACGTCCACGCAGGACTTCCTCGACCGCTCCTCGGCCCTCGAGGTCATCGCGACCGGCAAGAACGCCGCGATGGGCAACCTCACCGGTGCCGTCCAGCAGGCCACCGACGCGGCCGCCAAGGCCAGCGACGCCGCGAAGCGTGCGCAGGACGCGCGGGACACGGCAGCCAAGCTGACCGAGGACATCAAGGCCAAGCAGAAGACGCTGCAGGACCAGATCGACCAGATCAAGGCGGCCGACAAGAACCTGAGCTCCGCGGACAAGGCGGTGCAGAAGGACCGCGGCGGGTCCGTGCCCACCAACATCCAGGCCCCGACCGCGGCCGCCCAGGCGGCGGTCAATGCCGCGCTGAGCAAGCTCGGCAGCGCGTACGTGTACGGCGCCACCGGCCCGATCAACTTCGATTGCTCCGGTCTGACGAAGTGGGCTTACGGGCAGGCCGGGATCACCCTGCCGCGGACCAGCCGCGAGCAGTCCACCTTCGGCGCCGCGGTGCCGCGGGACCAGCTCCAGCCGGGCGACCTCGTGTTCTTCTACTCGCCGGTTTCGCACGTCGGCATGTACATCGGCGACGGCAAGATGGTGCACGCGCCCGACACCGGTGACGTCGTGAAGATTTCGCCGCTGCAGAGCCAGTACTCGGGAGCGCGCCGCCCGACGGCGTGA